Below is a window of Electrophorus electricus isolate fEleEle1 chromosome 12, fEleEle1.pri, whole genome shotgun sequence DNA.
CCTTGTAAAAGTGAGGCACGTTGACATGCATCCAGTTCCatacaaaaatggaaaaacaaaaatatatatatttttaatggtaCTAATTCTTACAAGAAGAAAGTCgaatatttttgtaattctaATCACATAAATGGGCTTAACCTTAAGTAAAGTTTTCAAATAATTAGACACTGGCGTTATCGCTAAGTAAAACATAATGCGATTAAAATTTACCATTAGTGTGCTGCTGGTCCTCTCTTGTGCAACCAGGGGTTTATCTGCGAGACTCCACGATTTGCCCGCTGGACATTTGCCGCGTTTAAGCAGCCATgcctatatattttattaaagtaaaacaacataaaacaacttACCATCGACTTGGACGAGCCTAAGCCAGGCAGAGTTGAGCTGATTCAGAGTTGACTGAGCAACTGCAGATATTGATGCTGCACGAAAGGCAAAGTCAAAGTCACAAAATATGTTTCATTGAACATCAGTGATATGATAGTTATGCGTTTTTGGTGATGACCAAAAACGAATGAAAAGAAACCTATGGTTGATCTGCGATATCCCGTAGAACACGCGAAAGTCCTTCGCTTCGCCATGTTACAGGCCTTTGCTATCAGTTCGCGTCCTATCGACCTATTATTTAGTCGCGTCTGGTCCGCCTTGCAGCTCAGCCCCTGTCGACCAATAGCTCATGAGCACTGCATTAGTGTCGCCCACCTCATTAATACTGACTGGAGGAAGAAATCCATAAACAAatctagaaataaataaaagtagaaaTAAATTTACTTTGGTATTTCTGCTCACATATAAgtacacatttattcatttatttatgcatttgtatgacacacacattatatatatatatataatatatatatatatattatatatatatatatatatatatatatatatatatatatatatatatatatatatatatatatatatatatatatatatataaatgtcctctatgtatgtatttatttctgttgcacatttatttatagttttatttatttgtcacattTCTTCCTCCTTATTAGTGCTAGACATATAGTTTTattgaattaatgttttaagaTACTCAGTGTATTTGCCCATATAAAATAGTGCCGCACCaacatatttcaatattttttaaattaattaaaacattcctAAAcctaattgttattattattattattattattacgcTCTATATCCTACTTTAGACCTTATATCTTACTTGAGAACCGAAGAGATCAAGGTTAATGCATACAGACGGTTTGGAATAAATTTTTTGGCTCTTTCCCCATATAGCAGCAGTAAGAATCTGTGTTTTAAACAGGCAGTCAACGAGCAACTGTGTACATTTTCGAAAGATTAAATGTAGGCTATATTAACATCTTTAACCGGTAAGGCTATTCGCGTTTACAGTCATAACTGCATGGAACGAAATGTTCCAATACCACGACCCATCTGGAGCTCAGGGTTGCATCATGCAACGTGTCTTGTGCCGCCCACCACTGGCAGAAGAGGCGCTGAACACAACTGCTTGTGGTGAATGTAGTTTTTAAGGAGACCTAAAGGAGACTGTAAAGTTGGCACAATTCAACACAACAGGAAGTTTACTAATGGAAAATACGATGCCAAGTACCACCAGCAGCAACAGATCAGATGAAAGCGTTTGTCAACACCAAAATGTACTGTGACATGCTCTCATAGACAAAGATTAGCTTCAACAATGAATATACGATATAATAAGGGTCTCAATACGcctatataaaattaatttcgAATTCGGCTAAATAATTTGACATTCCAAATATTCTTTCTAAACCACCTTTTTGTAATGGTTAACACGGTgttagaatatatatttagttcAATGTAATTAACCATTAGCGTCCAATGACTATCAGAAACTGTCTGTATGACCGTATACTAACTTTTAACATAACCTTTAAATGTATCTAAAATAGCATTTCTACAATATTTAATTGTGGTAAAAATCGTGATCTATCAGTAGATCAGATCAGTTCAGATTATAGCACAAACTAACATTCTCATCGCCGCTGTGATAACACTTTTTAGTGCTCCTCTTATAACTTATACTGATGAGACGAAAGTGTCACAACGATCGCATAGGGGATCTTAAGAGCTTTCTTAAGATTCCTACCACACCTGTTTACAGCAGAGGCGAGTCTAATTTATCACATGGCTGACTGCATTTCCCGGCAACCCCCTTCACGCAAGCGCAGTACTCGTTGGCTGGCAGTGGTAAACAGACGTCAGAAGGGAGTCTTCGCCTCgagtcaaaacaaaacaaaacaagatagATACGATGAATGActctttcattttcagcattaaCTATACAGTGGGAAGGATTGAACAATAACTACGATGGGAAACCGGATTCCTTGAGGAAAGCTGCTTTCTTTCACTTCTGCGGAGGGATTTTAACTCATAAATTACTGGAGGAGTTGGCTAACTAGGTGGCCGTCTACTTTCTCCCCACGTTAAAACTATGATTGCGAGTTTTGTCGGGGTAGTCGAGTTGCCGACGGCTGAATTCAAGATGTGGGACTGAACGCTTTTACTTTCGAAAGTGTACGACGAACCTGATTTCTGCTGGAAATACGAAGTCTTGGAGGGACTTGTTCGGCGTAGTCGTGCCCGCGCGAGCATCGTGTGTAGTAACGTCTGGAGAAACATGGCAGATGGTGACACGCGCCTGCACATACGGCGTGTGGAAGCGTGCAAACTTCAACTTCAACTTCAGCTTCAACTACAATAATACGGACTGAGAGATATTTTTCGTCTGGGATCAGACCTATGAATCGCCAGTGACCGTCGGGACTGTGACATCTGTTATATATTCGCTTTTTAAAGGCTATGCTATTAGTTGCTTAGCAAGGCGCgcacaacatatacacacaggcGCATGGTTAGTTATTTTATTCGCTTTTTGGCGAGTACCAACGTGAAAGCATCGGCATAAAGGCTCAGTTCTGACATTTCTATTGATATTTCAAATAATACCTTAAATtgatattttaattaaagattGGACTTCAGAGTAGACTGACAAACGGTCGGTTGGTTTTGATGCACACCCTAATAGTTCGCAAACAAATAGTTTACATTTACTTGGAAAAACTTTTTAAAGGCCAATAGACAGTGTTTTGTATTAAACAGCGGGCTTTTGCATCCTTAGATTATTGAAAACAGTAGATTATTTCAAGGGTTGTTATAAAACTTGTCTTTTATCACTATATATTGAACATCTTTCAGGTAAATGCCCTTTTCTATAGATTAAGAATTGAACATATTGCTATATCAAGTAGTCTATTCGCTGCTACAAATGACAAGTGTGGAAGGTAATCCTTTGAGTTATTGCCGTGTGTGCAAGTGGGAATTTATTATATAGTGTGGCTAATTAATTATTGCTTCCAcatatattttttcttcattatatgagtttaacattttatttcccTGGTATAAGCTCTGCTGATGGTTGAGTCTTGTACAGTTATAGTTCAGATCACCCTGACACTCATGTCTTGGTGAAGGGATGACTTAGTCTCattttttatataacactttcTGATAGCAATccagatgtttctgtgtattCTAGTAGTTTTATGGTTTAGAATACTATATgattttcctttgttcttttatgTAAACAGAGACCcatttctttcctctttccctctgtggAAATTGAAGGTTTATGATAGTTTCTATTAAGGAGATTATTTGGCCCTTTTAATCTCCAATCTGAGGATTAACTGACGCTATATTGGTGTGTCCAGATTATGTCCCTGCGCCATCAACCACTCTCCTAGTGGTTGGGGAACAAAAAAAGGCTGTTTGAAATTTTTCATAACTAGTCTAGCAACAAGTATCTAAATTACTGGTATAATTTAGAGATCACTGCTGCATCTCTGTCACAAACCCAAACTTTAAATGAACAATCTAGCTAGAATAGGCTTGTTAAGTGAATGATAAACTAATATCTTTTGATCTATAGATCTGTTgtaatattttacttaaaaatagCACCACGTGCTTAGCAGTTAACCAGTATTGTCAGGCTCTCCCTTGAAATTCTCCTGAATACACATAACAATGGAGGCAGACAGCGTACCCCCGATTGACCCAGATTTTGAGCCACAGAGCAGACCGAGGTCATGCACATGGCCCTTGCCTAGACCCGACATCTCAGCTGTCAAAGCAGAGGGGACAGACGGCACTGAGTCTGCTGCTGGAACCCCACCTGCTGATGAAGATAAACAGGAGCCCCAACAAATCACATCTGAACCCGAAAAGGTTGCTGTCTCGGAGGGAGGAGTGGTAGCTGGAGTGGGTGGGGCCACGCCAAGAAAGGGCTCATCTCGACGCAATGCTTGGGGGAATCAATCCTACGCTGATCTGATAAGCCAGGCGATTGAGAACTCACCAGAGAAACGACTCACTCTGGCACAGATCTATGACTGGATGGTTAAAACTGTGCCGTATTTTAAGGATAAAGGAGACAGCAACAGTTCTGCTGGATGGAAGGTACAGATCATTTCAGACTAAAATTTTGTAGCCCCACATAAATTAATTGGTGATCACTCTGAATAATATTTCCATGTCagtgacatttttacattagaAATACTGAAAACCTTATGCCAGATTTATTAGTGCTGTAACATGTAGACTCGAAATTAACCAGTAACTCTTGGCTTAACTCCCATTGTTTCAAGACAAGTCACCtcatagttatttattttgttgttattttgtctcTACGCAGAACTCAATTCGTCACAATTTGTCCCTCCACAACAAGTTTTTGAGAGTGCACAATGAATCTACAGGAAAGAGCTCTTGGTGGATGCTTAATCCTGAAGGGGGGAAAACTGGGAAAGCCCCTCGTCGCCGTGCTGCCTCCATGGACAATAGCACTAAATTGCTGAAAAGCCGTATGCGGGCAAAGCAGACCAAAAAGCAGGCAGGAGCTGGTGGTGCCATACAGGCTGAGGGCGCCTCTGGTGCAGGGGGTGCCGACAGTCCTGGTCCTCCATCTCAGTTTGGAAAGTGGGGGGTGAACAATAGTAGTCCATCATCCCGAGGAAGCTTGGATGACCAAGACATGTGGACAAGCTTCAGGCCACGTACCAGCTCCAACGCCAGCACTCTGAGTGGAAGGCTTTCACCAATTGCCCCAGGAcaagaagatgaagatgactTGCCTGAGGATGGTCGTCTGAGTGGCTATCCCCCTGGCAGTCTTCCACCTACACTTACCGAGACCCTCATGGAAGAACTGGACCTAATTGACGGACTTACCTTAATGACAGCGCAGCAAGGTGGTGCAAGCCCAAGCACAGCCCCACAAGCTCCACCTACACCACTTCCCTCTGCATCTACCTTGCTGCCTCGTGGGTCTAACTTTCCCTCTTATCGTCAGATACAGCCAGTAAAGGGACCTCAGGGACCAACCCAGCCAGGGTCACAGAATTCAGTTCAGCAGGGAGGAAGCGCCAACACAAGCCCATCAAACTTTGGAAATTCACTGTTTAACCCACTGCCAGGGTCTGGATCTCGAAGTGGCTTCACTACTCATGTGCCCTCCAGTCTTGAGGCGTTACTCACTTCGGACTCGCCCCCACCAAATGATGTCATGATGACTCAGGTGGATCCTCTGATGCCCAGTCAGGGAAGTGCTAATCTGTTGGGTCTTGGGGGCCCCATATCTAGCAGCCAAGGCAAGCCTGGTCAAATGATGTTGGGCAAAAGTATGGAACCCAGCCCAGTAGGGCAAATGGCCCTTCAGCCTCAATCCCAGttacagccacagcagcagCACTCTCAAATGGGCTTTGGCATGCTGCTATCAGGCATGGGCCAGGAACCACCACAGCTAACAGCCATGAAGACTCCGCATCAGTTGCCAGGTGAAGGGCTACTTCAGCATGGATCTGTTCCTTCAGAAAGTGGGAATGGCGGTCTTCAGGGAATAAGCCAGTTTGGTACACCAGCTTGCTTTTTGCCCTCTCAGGACCGTCTCCCCACAGACTTGGATATTGACATGTTCACAGAGAACTTAGACTGTGATGTTGATTACATCATCAACAGTGATCTTATGGATGGAGATGCAATTGACTTCAACTTTGATCCTATTGTACCAGCTGCGCAAAGTTATCCTGGGCCATCAACCCCGCAGAGCTCGTCTCACAACTGGGTGCCCAGCTAACTCTGTTAAAGATAGGAGTAGGTAAGGTACATATAGTCTTTTTacatatagtttttttttttttgccttcagcCCTTTTGCCTTTTAAGCAAGAACACTAATTGCAAGTCATATACAATAGAATAATAAGCCTctctttaaactttttttacCATGTCACTGTAGGGACAAAAATGTACAAGTGTAGGGTGTTTAATCACTCTTCTCTCTATTCTCATTGCAGGAAAGCCCTTCATCCCTAACAAAGTAACAAAATGATGGAAACCCATGTGGTGCATTAGCTAAAATGTTACCCCTTCAGGGAAAATTTTGCCCCCACATTTGCCATTGTACCTCAAATGCATTAATTATTTTGGTTTAAGAAACAAACCGACTTGGTTTTTTGGGGTGTGGGAATGGGGGAAGAGGGAGTGTTTTATTCAAGTGCCAATATAGATGAGGACATGGGCTATTGGACACATAGATTCCCAAATgtcttgaattttttttttttcacacaataTTTGCAAGGGTTTTTCAGAGTTGCTGTTTTTTGGATGACAGAGTTGTTGAAGAGGCAAAATAAGACAGTAGTGAAGAAGCACAACTAATAAACTATTAATCATGTTTATTACAGTACTGCCTTCTACTAATACCAAAATAGCACAGGACTGAGATGGTACTCCTCTTCCTTGAGCTAAAGGCAAAACTAACTTGGCCAGGGGGAATCAAACTTTGCAGGTGAAAAAGAATGGAGTATCAAAATCAAATAATGCTGCATTGATCACGTCAGTGGATTGGTGGATCGGGTGCATGACCCAGCTCACTTGTCTACTGTGACCACCTCCTGAAGGCAGCATTacatcacagaaacactgtcaacaacaacacaatCTTCACCATAGAGATTGAATAGAGATGGTTTTACTGAGCCTAGATCATAATGTATAGTTGGACAGTGAAGCTGTGCTCAGATAGCACACACTCAGTGGTACGAAGTATactcatgttttatttcttagaAGGAGGAGGCAAAACGAAGTTaaagtgaaatatttcaaaGTGGTTTGATTGGTGTTTAATGGTTTAACTTTTAATTTGGCATTTGCAACATCTGCTCAGGAAAGTGTTTTCCCCTTGTGTGCTGAAGAGTGGAGGCAGATCACTGAGTGAGACTTCAAGTTTGATGACTTATTCTTAAATTGTGTTGTTATTAACAGTATGAAGAAATGTGATTATACACAGGGCATTTTGATTTTACCATAGAATTTTACTTACTCTGTTTCTGTGAATTTTTACCACTCTGCCAGCAATCTGAATGGCATAGTGATATCAGAAATTGAGTTCCCTTTTTCAGGATGCAATATTTGAAGTTTTTGTGTGATGTTTGATGTTTCTAGTACTTTTAAGCGCTTAAATTCAGCAAATGGAGAAAAGAATCCTAAGTAATGTTGAATAATTTCATTCAAAGCTTCACTTGTCAGCAAATGCTACACAAAAATATGTTCACAAGACATTTTCTCAGTGATTATCTCATGTAGTACTAACATCTTTTGTATAAATttgttaaagagaaaaaaaacaaacaattgagTATGTTGACTATAGTTTTAGCGTCCAATTTAGATGGGGCTATATTAGACAAATATTCATACTAATCAGAAAATACactgttaatgtgttttttaaactgcataAATGGTCCGATAATTTTTAACGGTCATTTTCTatgtaatcttttatttttgtaaaagaTGAAATGCATGTAGATTTTATACATAACCAAAGGAACACTAAGAACTGCATGCCAGCCTGGGAGGGCTTGAGATGATAGTATTGCAGTGTAGATAAGCTTTACACAATTGAACCCACTCAGAAAGGATTTAATTCCTTTGTCAAATAAATGGATTGCATGGGTGCATTTAATATAACAACAACATGCTTTGCAAATTAGGATTTTCTATGTGATATCTCTATTTGGTAATGGCAAAGGCAAGGATGATGCATTGAGCTCTATCACACTTGCCAGACAATTCAGACAATTTATATGATTTCatctttatattaaaaaaggaaaaacaaaaaaagctaatCAAAAGTGGATGATTATAATGCAATGTTTAACTCTCAGGgttaaaatttatatatatatatatatatatatatatatatatatatatatatatatatatatatggttaatgatgtaataataatattaaatactactataataataataataataattaaaaaaaaaaaaacttcctgtAGGAAGAGGCAAGATAATCACTTTACAACTCATTGCtgatttttataaatgttaccCAGCCATcacttaaatgttttaatattacagAAGTATGATTTATGTTCCACTTTGAGAAATTATATAATGTATGCATTTACCGAATTTAGATTAAAAGTTGTAAACTGCCAATGGACACTATAGCATGTTCCTCTGGAGCAAATCATATTGCTCCTTACTTTTTTAGCctgatattttcatttaattggTTGATTAGGTTTACTCCTTTAGTTTAACTTCTGCATTCACATTGTTTATATGGATTGGACATTATTCATCATTTAACTGTAATAACCTCAGTATATTAGATTTGAACTGTTAAAGCAGTTCTCTGTCTTTGCAGAGGATGCGTGTTCCTCCTATTGATCGGTGCTAGATATTATCTACAAT
It encodes the following:
- the foxo4 gene encoding forkhead box protein O4 — its product is MEADSVPPIDPDFEPQSRPRSCTWPLPRPDISAVKAEGTDGTESAAGTPPADEDKQEPQQITSEPEKVAVSEGGVVAGVGGATPRKGSSRRNAWGNQSYADLISQAIENSPEKRLTLAQIYDWMVKTVPYFKDKGDSNSSAGWKNSIRHNLSLHNKFLRVHNESTGKSSWWMLNPEGGKTGKAPRRRAASMDNSTKLLKSRMRAKQTKKQAGAGGAIQAEGASGAGGADSPGPPSQFGKWGVNNSSPSSRGSLDDQDMWTSFRPRTSSNASTLSGRLSPIAPGQEDEDDLPEDGRLSGYPPGSLPPTLTETLMEELDLIDGLTLMTAQQGGASPSTAPQAPPTPLPSASTLLPRGSNFPSYRQIQPVKGPQGPTQPGSQNSVQQGGSANTSPSNFGNSLFNPLPGSGSRSGFTTHVPSSLEALLTSDSPPPNDVMMTQVDPLMPSQGSANLLGLGGPISSSQGKPGQMMLGKSMEPSPVGQMALQPQSQLQPQQQHSQMGFGMLLSGMGQEPPQLTAMKTPHQLPGEGLLQHGSVPSESGNGGLQGISQFGTPACFLPSQDRLPTDLDIDMFTENLDCDVDYIINSDLMDGDAIDFNFDPIVPAAQSYPGPSTPQSSSHNWVPS